A genomic stretch from Hemibagrus wyckioides isolate EC202008001 linkage group LG02, SWU_Hwy_1.0, whole genome shotgun sequence includes:
- the LOC131343046 gene encoding transmembrane protein 205-like isoform X2, with protein MATEGEPTDVVKVLHLLVMAFGWGMQVWMSFIAGFVMFFKVTLHTFGIVQTKLIPVYFYCLLGSNIVSLAIYAVYHPRELMNWHESTQMALFFVAVIIAGLNVQWFTPAVTKHFMVMWEVEQEHGLGGEIAYSTNKEPYIKLREKDPKYKAHRKSFFLYHGLSVLSNFIGFGCITVNLIYLALNLSLI; from the exons ATGGCCACTGAGGGAGAACCGACAGACGTGGTGAAGGTGCTTCACCTATTGGTCATGGCATTCGGATGGGGAATGCAGGTGTGGATGTCATTTATTGCAG GGTTTGTGATGTTTTTCAAGGTCACTCTGCACACGTTTGGCATAGTTCAGACAAAACTCATTCCTGTGTATTTCTACTGCTTGCTGGGTAGTAACATAGTCAGCTTGGCTATATATGCTGTCTACCATCCCAGAGAGCTGATGAACTGGCATGAGTCTACACAG ATGGCTCTATTCTTCGTGGCTGTGATCATAGCAGGTTTGAATGTGCAGTGGTTCACTCCAGCTGTCACCAAGCACTTTATGGTGATGTGGGAGGTTGAGCAGGAACATGGTCTCGGTGGAGAGATCGCCTATTCCACCAACAAAGAGCCCTACATCAAACTCCGTGAGAAGGATCCAAAATACAAGGCCCACAGGAAGAGCTTTTTCCTCTACCATGGCCTGTCTGTCCTGAGCAACTTCATAGGCTTCGGCTGCATCACTGTCAATCTCATCTACCTGGCACTTAATTTGTCTTTGATATAA
- the LOC131343074 gene encoding transmembrane protein 205-like: MATEGEPTDVVKVLHLLVMAFTWGMQVWVSFIAGFVLLSKVTLHTFGLVQSKLFPMYFYCLLGSNTVSLAIYAVYHPRELLNWHETTQMALFFVAVIMAGLNVQWFSPAVIEHFLVMREIEQEHGLGGEIGFSTNRERYVKLREQDPKYKAHRKSFYRYHGLSNLSNLIGFACITVNLIYLALNLSSL, encoded by the exons ATGGCCACTGAGGGAGAACCGACAGATGTGGTGAAGGTGCTTCACCTATTGGTCATGGCGTTTACATGGGGCATGCAAGTGTGGGTGTCATTCATTGCAG GGTTTGTGTTATTGTCCAAAGTCACTCTGCACACGTTTGGCTTAGTTCAGAGCAAACTTTTCCCCATGTATTTCTACTGCTTGCTGGGCAGTAACACAGTCAGCTTGGCCATATACGCTGTCTACCATCCCAGAGAGCTGCTGAACTGGCATGAGACTACACAG ATGGCACTGTTCTTTGTGGCTGTGATCATGGCAGGGTTGAACGTGCAGTGGTTCAGTCCAGCTGTCATTGAGCACTTTCTGGTGATGAGGGAGATCGAGCAGGAACATGGTCTCGGTGGAGAGATCGGCTTTTCCACCAACAGAGAGCGCTATGTCAAACTCCGTGAGCAGGATCCAAAATACAAGGCCCACAGAAAGAGCTTTTACCGCTACCACGGCCTGTCTAATCTGAGCAACCTCATAGGCTTTGCTTGCATCACCGTCAATCTCATCTACCTGGCACTTAATTTGTCTTCACTATAA
- the LOC131343046 gene encoding transmembrane protein 205-like isoform X1: MYCKCTMATEGEPTDVVKVLHLLVMAFGWGMQVWMSFIAGFVMFFKVTLHTFGIVQTKLIPVYFYCLLGSNIVSLAIYAVYHPRELMNWHESTQMALFFVAVIIAGLNVQWFTPAVTKHFMVMWEVEQEHGLGGEIAYSTNKEPYIKLREKDPKYKAHRKSFFLYHGLSVLSNFIGFGCITVNLIYLALNLSLI; encoded by the exons atgtactgt AAGTGTACAATGGCCACTGAGGGAGAACCGACAGACGTGGTGAAGGTGCTTCACCTATTGGTCATGGCATTCGGATGGGGAATGCAGGTGTGGATGTCATTTATTGCAG GGTTTGTGATGTTTTTCAAGGTCACTCTGCACACGTTTGGCATAGTTCAGACAAAACTCATTCCTGTGTATTTCTACTGCTTGCTGGGTAGTAACATAGTCAGCTTGGCTATATATGCTGTCTACCATCCCAGAGAGCTGATGAACTGGCATGAGTCTACACAG ATGGCTCTATTCTTCGTGGCTGTGATCATAGCAGGTTTGAATGTGCAGTGGTTCACTCCAGCTGTCACCAAGCACTTTATGGTGATGTGGGAGGTTGAGCAGGAACATGGTCTCGGTGGAGAGATCGCCTATTCCACCAACAAAGAGCCCTACATCAAACTCCGTGAGAAGGATCCAAAATACAAGGCCCACAGGAAGAGCTTTTTCCTCTACCATGGCCTGTCTGTCCTGAGCAACTTCATAGGCTTCGGCTGCATCACTGTCAATCTCATCTACCTGGCACTTAATTTGTCTTTGATATAA